DNA sequence from the bacterium genome:
TGCCTGCCGGCCTTGGCAAGGTGATACGCGACGCTCGCGCCGTGGACGCCTCCCCCGATAACGACGGCCTCGGCCTCCTGCATCACGCTTAGGCCACCCGCCGCACGTCGGACGCCTGCAAACCTTCCAGGCCCTCGAAGATGGTGAACTCCACCGTTTCGCCTTCACGGAGGAACGACGGACCGGGGGCTGCGACCGCCGTGTAGTGCACGAAAATCTTGCTGCCGTCCGGACCGCCGATAAACCCGAACCCGCCGTTGACGTTGAACCATTTGACCCGGCCCTGCACCCGCTCGCCCGACACCGCCATGCTCCTCCCCCCATCCGGCCCGCGCATCTGTCGCATCGGCGCGGCCGCCGCTACGCGTGCTTCCAAACCGGCGTGCGCTTCCCGAGAAACGCCGCGATGCCTTCGGCCGCGTCCGCGGTCGCGACCAGCTCCGACGTGTACAGCTTCGTCGCGTCCCGCAGCGCGCGCCGCAGGGCGTCGCGGCCGTCCGCGACCACCGCGCGCTTGGCGAGGCGCACCGCGGCCCCGCTGTGGGCCAGGAGCCTCGCTTCCAGCTCGCGGGTCGCTCGGTCCAGCTCCCCCGCCGGCACCACGCGCGCCACCAGTCCCATCGCGTGCGCCTCCGCCGCGGAGATCGGCGCGCCGGTCAGCACGAGCGCCAGCGCCCGCGCGTCGCCGACGAGGCGCGGCAGCAGCGCCGCGGCCACGGGCGGGAACGCGGCCAGCGTGATCTCCGGCAGACCGAACCGGACGCCGTCCGCCGCCACCACGAGATCGCACAACAGCGCAAGCTCCCACCCTCCCCCGAGCGCGGGACCCTGCACCGAGGCGATGACGGCCTGGGGCAGCGCCAGCATCTCCACGGCCAGCGCCTCGAACGCCTCGAGCATCGGGCGCGCGCGCTCGGGCGCGTGTGCCGCGACGTCCACGCCGGCGCAGAAGGCCCGCGTGCCGGTCGACGTGATCGTGACGGCGGCGACCTCGGGGGTCCGGGCGAGCCGCGCGCAGGCGGACGTCAGGCCGAGCAGCATCGGCAGCGTGAGAATCCCGAGCGGAGGCCGGTCGATCACGATCCGGGCCGCCCGGCCGTCGATGTTCAGCGCGATGCGGCCGTCGGTCTCGTCCATGGGGCGCGTGTCTCCGCGGAGGAGGCGTAGCCATCGAGGAAGATCCGGGTCATGCCGTCGGCGAGCGTATCGGCGTTGCCGTCCGCTTCCGGCCGGTACCACATATGGATCCAGTTGAGCATCCCGAACAGCGCCATGGTCGCAAGGCGCGGCGGCACCGAAGCCACGGCCACCTCGGACACCACGTTGCGGCAGATCGTATAGTAGCGATGGCGCAGCGCGTAGATCTGCGCGGCCTGGGCGCCCTCGAGCGCATCGAGCTCGCGGGTCAACACCTTCATCTCGTTCATGTGCCGCAGGAAGTGCTCGAAGTGATTGCGGATCACCACGCGGACGCGGCCCCGGGGCTCCGAGGTCGCGGCCAGCTTCTCGGTCAGGGAGTCCAGGACCATCGTGAAGCTGCGCTCGCAGATGCGGTACAGCAGCTCGTCTTTGCCGCGCACGTAATAATACAGGCCGGCGACGCTGATGCCGGCGGCGCGGGCGACATCGCGGATCGTCGTCCGTTCGTACCCCTGCGACGCGAACAGCGACGCGGCGGTCTCGAGGATCGTCTCTCGTCGGGCATCGTATGCCATCGCAGCCTCGTTCGAGCGCTCGATCACCTAGACACCAGCGTATCGGCCGCGGAGGCGGCCGCCAATGGAGAATCCGGCTCATTTGCATGAAGCAAATGCCGCACTTGCCGGCCGGCGCGGCGAGACACGAGCGCGCCCGCGGCGGGGCCGCGGGCGCGCGTAGTGCCGTGGTAGGGACGGGAAGCGTTCTTACATCGCGACGATGAAGCCCGCCATGTAGCCCTCTTTGCCGGGTCCGGCGTAGCCCTGCTCCATCGCCCAGCCGTGGCCGCCGGCGTCGCAGGTCAGCGCGCAGTACCACCGGTAGGTGCCCTTCTGCGCGATCGTGAAGGTCGCGGTCGTCGTGACCGGCTCCACGTCGCTGCCGACCTCTTTGCCGCCCTTGATCTGGATGTTGAGCTTCGCCTTGGGGGCCGTGAGCGTGTGCGCGCCCTCGTCGTAGTTGATGAAATCGACCGTCACCGGAACGCCCGCCTTCACGACGAAGTTCGGCGGGACAAACGCGTCATGCCCTTTGCCGTCCGGGCCGAGAATGCCGGTCTTGCCGCGGAAGACGTAGACCGTAACCTTTTGCGTTTGCGCGGCGGCCATCCGCGCAAACGGTCCTGCCATCAACGCCGCGCCGGCCAGGCCGCTCGCAGCGACCGCCAGAGCCTCACGCCGGCTCACATTCTTCGCCATCGATATCCCCTCCCTACCGGGTTTGGTGCGTATCTTGGTACTGGGCTGAGTCTACCGGCAGAGGCCCGCCACGCCCATCGGACGCCGGTCGGATTCGGTATAGGGCGGAGGTACGAGCGGCGTTTTTTACTTGAGCGTCTGCAGATACGCGACCAGCGCCTTGAGGTCGTCGTTCGATATCTTGTCGAACGCCGGCATGTTCGTCTTCGGGTTGACCTTCTCGGGGCTGCGGATCTGCGCGGCGAGCCGGTCGGCCGAGAGGCGGCTCCCGGCGTGCGTCAG
Encoded proteins:
- a CDS encoding cold shock domain-containing protein; protein product: MAVSGERVQGRVKWFNVNGGFGFIGGPDGSKIFVHYTAVAAPGPSFLREGETVEFTIFEGLEGLQASDVRRVA
- a CDS encoding enoyl-CoA hydratase-related protein, whose protein sequence is MDETDGRIALNIDGRAARIVIDRPPLGILTLPMLLGLTSACARLARTPEVAAVTITSTGTRAFCAGVDVAAHAPERARPMLEAFEALAVEMLALPQAVIASVQGPALGGGWELALLCDLVVAADGVRFGLPEITLAAFPPVAAALLPRLVGDARALALVLTGAPISAAEAHAMGLVARVVPAGELDRATRELEARLLAHSGAAVRLAKRAVVADGRDALRRALRDATKLYTSELVATADAAEGIAAFLGKRTPVWKHA
- a CDS encoding TetR/AcrR family transcriptional regulator; the encoded protein is MAYDARRETILETAASLFASQGYERTTIRDVARAAGISVAGLYYYVRGKDELLYRICERSFTMVLDSLTEKLAATSEPRGRVRVVIRNHFEHFLRHMNEMKVLTRELDALEGAQAAQIYALRHRYYTICRNVVSEVAVASVPPRLATMALFGMLNWIHMWYRPEADGNADTLADGMTRIFLDGYASSAETRAPWTRPTAASR